In the genome of Actinobacillus genomosp. 1, the window ACCGGCAAACGGCATCACTAACAGTAATTCTACGAAAAAGGTGGCAAGCGTATTAATTTCAAAGTAACGACGCAGCGTAATGTAAAGCGGATAACCGACACCGGCAACGATTGTCGCCCATGAAAACGAGCCGGTCAGCCAAATATTGGAAGCCACACCAATCACCGCAAAGCCGAGCGAAAGCCATTTTAACAGGGTAAAATGCTCTTTAAACACGATTTTACCTAACGCTACCGCCACAATAGGTAACAACAAATAACCGATGGAAACTTCAATCGCTTGTCCGTTATTCGGCGCCCATAAAAATAACCAAAGCTGAATACCGGTATTCAAAGCAAGCAATAACAGCACCAAGACAAGCGATGGATTTTGCTTGATTTTTTGCCAAAGCTGCTGAAATTTCTCCATTTGTTTAAACAGTAAAATTGCCAATAAAATAAAGGGAGCTAATACTACAATGCGATAGCCGAACATACTTTCGCCGTTAAGCGGGCGTAATAAGATCGCAAAATAATAACCTAGCCCAAATAAAAAATTGGCACTCATGCAGCATAGTATGCCTTTTAACATTTAGTTCTCCACCGTCACTTTTTTACGTTGTTTTCGAATACTAAAAATGCCGTCTAAAATTAAGAACAATACTGCAATAACCAAACAGGTCATTAGAAAATAGGAATTAGGATCCAATCGCTCACCGATTAAAAATGAAATCATCATCATAAAAGTCGGCTCTAAGTAGCCCAATAGCCCAAGCACATTAAACGGTAATATGGTACTGGCTAACGTATAAGAAAGTAGTGCCGAACCGCTTACTACACTTAAAATCGCAATAAAGTAGTAAATATTCGGATTCTGTGCATAAATAAAATCCATATCGGTATTCCAAATAAAATAC includes:
- the rarD gene encoding EamA family transporter RarD; this translates as MSANFLFGLGYYFAILLRPLNGESMFGYRIVVLAPFILLAILLFKQMEKFQQLWQKIKQNPSLVLVLLLLALNTGIQLWLFLWAPNNGQAIEVSIGYLLLPIVAVALGKIVFKEHFTLLKWLSLGFAVIGVASNIWLTGSFSWATIVAGVGYPLYITLRRYFEINTLATFFVELLLVMPFAGYFIAQTDMQPILANNQHIYYFLALFGLVNGAAFILYIASSNLLPVNVLGLLGYVEPLVMLCVSFMIGEVLDSKSYLLMICLALAIILLTIDNFRLTRR